The Theobroma cacao cultivar B97-61/B2 chromosome 2, Criollo_cocoa_genome_V2, whole genome shotgun sequence genome includes the window AAGACCCATCCTTTCTGTAGATTGAAAGGTTCCTTCAAATCTGAAAGAGTATTACACAACATTAGGTTGACAATCTGGACAACAGCATCAAGAGCATTACCAGTCAAGTATggctttaaattttttttattttaaatctttaattAGCATCAAcatattaatttcaatttaccatttaaacaatcaaaaagcTTGATAGACAGTCTTTCATGCAAATGCTCATATACACTATAAGAATAAGATAATGCCTATTTTCAATGTGGCGTAACTAAATAAGACAAAATTTGATAAGGTGAATCGAGGATAAAGCAATTAAAGGGTTCTGCATAATAGATACCATAGCGAAATAGGTCTTCAGGAAGGGGCTGAAAGGTGTTGGCTACACCATATAAAACTCCAAGCACAACTAAGGTTGTAATGCTGCCAAAACAATATCAAACAAGAATTAGACCCATTTTTATACCTTAAAAAAGCCCTGCAATCTAATTCCAAAGGTACATAATCCATGACCAATCAAGGAAAATCTATCCGAACAGTATGATCTGTACCTACAACAAAACAGAAACTGAAAAAGTCTAAACTAATAAAGCAAGTTTTACACTTCTGTTATATGAGGAGAATCGAAGTTTCAACATAACTTATCCATAAAATCAAGTAAAGACTGACACCGAAGAACACAAAGCATCATCTATCCAGTCTGGCAAACTTAAACTGGGAATTCCGGTTACCATCAATTTCATAAACATCTTGGGACACCATCTTTAGTTAGAACTTAACTGCAGTGATGCATAGTTGCATACCTCTGATCCACAAACAGTATCTCAGCCTTCTCATCCAAACTCAATTCTTCAATTTTAAGTCCTAGATACGGTATAGCTGCTGTCTCTATCAATCCTGTCAAAATAAAACTGCCTgggaaaattttaatttcattcttAACCAAATATACCACACACAAACAATCACACaccatttataaataataactacaCAGATTTCCCAAGAAACAGTATAATTTTAGCATCTTCAACTTAAAAGAgtgagaaaaagagaaggaacGCACCTTAATCCACAAGCAAGTGAAGTTAATGAAACTGTTTGCCACTCCCAGGGAACCTCCCATCGCTTGAGTATAGGCCACTCCAAATTAGTCTCTTCCTGGGACTTgagaaaaaaccaaaatcagTCTGCTAATCACCCCACAGTTTTACAAGTTTCAGGAACCAAATTTTATACCCTTTCTTGGAAATTGGAATCAGGGTCTTCGCCAGCATTGAAAAAGCAAAGGGGAAGCAGCCTTCGCCGAGGAAGCGGAGTTAGCCTCGCACTGTTAGGGAACCTTAAAAGAGTGTTTGGTCTGTTGAGAAGATTGACCCGAGCTCGTTTGGTTAAGGTTTCGGGCGAAGTAGAGAGATAGCTTTGAGCTAGACATGAAAGCATCGTCGCAACCATTCTTTGTTTTGATGGAAGCAGGCTTCGAGTTTACGATTTCGGGATAAGGTTTCCGGCCTTTACGGGATACTGTccgaaagaaaaagagaaattttgGTAATAATAAAACAGGTCCCTGAAGTTTTCTAAATTATGATTCGATCGacatttttttactttaattaaattatacaattaaTCCTTATATTTTAcagaaatataaatttaatccctatataataatttgtgtAAATTGATATAACATTTTATCAATTCAATGTTACTTAACgatgaaaatttaaacaatttgaaaaaaataaaaaaaattaatttatataaattattatacaaaaattaaatcaatattttttataaaatacaaaaattaattatataatttaatcttttatgTTTGTGAGTAGTCATCGGCGACTCGTGGAAAGTCTTCGGTTCCGTTCAAGAAGAAATTTGAGTAAATGTCAAGAAAAACGCTCAAACTTACGCGAAAGATCTCTAGTTGTTGACTGCTGGTACTTGACAAGGCAATTCCAATACATGAACCAAGGTGCTAAGAAACCAAAGCTGCTGACTTCTGGTTGCAATTGCCCATGGTTTGGAAATGTAATGCAATTAGACCAATCTGTCTCCCTTTAGACTTTAGCACACTaaatatagtaaaaaaaaCAGTTAGGCATGAATCATTTTCCATTTGGTAATAATACGCGTGGACCCTGGAATGCACATGACAACCTGACATTCCACAGCAAATCAAAGGGTCATCTGGCTAGAAATCCCATGGGAGTTTGCTGGGTGTAGGGAAGTAGGTAAGTGCAGAACAGCTCAAGGTCAAAAACAGATATTGTTCCTGCATGACATAGAAATTAATAGGCCTGCAATAATTGGGTAGGGGGTCTAGTTCCAATGGTCCACCATTTATCATTAAGGATGGACCCTATATGGTTTTTTTCTAGAATCCGAtgcatttaaagaaaatagaaaattacaTCCGAATATTTGTTTCAACGATTGATTTTGTATCGGTTAGTGCATGTATTCACGACTTGATAGCTTAAGTTTGAGTATGGTCTTAAGCTACATATTCAAGTTTTTGCTTAGCAGATTTTTCAACTCATGTCAAGCACTCAACAATTAGTATCAAaacgaattctatttaaaaacCCTTGCCATGAAGATTAAATGATGTGAAAAGAGCTAGTGAGCCATTGTCATAGGAAAGGGGTTATCTACTGCCAAGGTGAGAACTTTATCGAAGGTATATATTCtgttaagataattatataaattatttaattagagttattaaattaatgaaatcatgattagtaattatttttcattctttttttttcattttgtttcaataacttttcaaaaacttttaattctcatttatttaaaatttacggATTTGCGTatatgatttcttttttatttgattaaaaaaaagttcatttaataatattgttccccaaattttaatatttgaagtCCAAATCAGGAGGGTTTCTCATGTGAAGAAACAATTCATTTAAGGCAATCAATTGTCTACCAATCGTACTGCTAACCCTTTTTCCTCCCCTTTCCAGCTATAAAAATTTGTACCGATTTGTTCTAAACTTTAAAGCAATATTAATGCCACCAACACTCTCTTAATTTTCTCtattaaaagcaaaaaataaaaattgagagTCAAAGTCATGTTATTggggaaaaaaacaaatagcAATATGTCACTTTATAGTTAGGTGGGAGACATTATCTCACTGCCAAATGTGCTAAGTATGGGATCACATATGTGGTCCAAATACCTCTATTCGCAAAAGGCTCACCAATTTCTCTATTgtatatttgtaatttatccAAAACAATACCCTAAAATGCTGACTTCTCCAACTATATTTATGTATGGCTTAAATAGTAAAAGAGTTCATTAACTAAAGCTATTTCCTTAATCAAACCCTAATCgggtttttaa containing:
- the LOC18610408 gene encoding uncharacterized protein LOC18610408 isoform X1, yielding MVATMLSCLAQSYLSTSPETLTKRARVNLLNRPNTLLRFPNSARLTPLPRRRLLPLCFFNAGEDPDSNFQERSQEETNLEWPILKRWEVPWEWQTVSLTSLACGLSFILTGLIETAAIPYLGLKIEELSLDEKAEILFVDQSITTLVVLGVLYGVANTFQPLPEDLFRYDLKEPFNLQKGWVLWAVIGLVGAIIAIALTGAAMSLFRGEDPQRETDALVRLLPLIGSSSISTACLVGITGVLAPILEETVFRGFFMTSLTKWVPTPVSVIISAAVFALAHLTPGEFPQLFVLGTALGFSYAQTRNLVTPITIHAFWNSGVILLLTLLQLQGYDIKELLQATS
- the LOC18610408 gene encoding uncharacterized protein LOC18610408 isoform X2; the protein is MVATMLSCLAQSYLSTSPETLTKRARVNLLNRPNTLLRFPNSARLTPLPRRRLLPLCFFNAGEDPDSNFQEREETNLEWPILKRWEVPWEWQTVSLTSLACGLSFILTGLIETAAIPYLGLKIEELSLDEKAEILFVDQSITTLVVLGVLYGVANTFQPLPEDLFRYDLKEPFNLQKGWVLWAVIGLVGAIIAIALTGAAMSLFRGEDPQRETDALVRLLPLIGSSSISTACLVGITGVLAPILEETVFRGFFMTSLTKWVPTPVSVIISAAVFALAHLTPGEFPQLFVLGTALGFSYAQTRNLVTPITIHAFWNSGVILLLTLLQLQGYDIKELLQATS